The Anaerolineales bacterium genome includes the window AGCACTTCGATGCATTCCGAGAGCGAGTCGGAGTCGTCTTCGATCTTAACGCCGCCTCGGCCGTCTTGGAGTGGGATCAGCAAACGTACATGCCGAGCGGAGGCGCTGCAGGGCGCGCCATGCAGTACAGCACCCTGCGACGCCTGGCGCATGACCACTTCGTCAGCCCCGATTTCGAGCAGGCGCTTCAGGCAGCCGCCGACGAGGTAGCCAAGCTCGACCCCGATTCGGATGAGGTGCGCATCGTGCGCCACGTGCGCCGCGAGTTTGACAAGGCAACTCGAGTGCCGTCGGAGTGGGTCGGAGAGTTCAATCGCGTCAAGTCCCTGGCGATGCAGTCGTGGGAGGCGGCCAAGGCGCAGTCCAACTTCTCACGCTTCGAACCCGACCTGACGCGGGTGGTCCAACTGCGGCGGGAATACGCCGCCTTCTTCGCTCCGTACGACCACGTCTACGACCCCCTGATCGACGACTACGAGCCGGGGATGAAGACCACCGAGGTCCAGGCTGTCTTCGATCAACTGCGCCCGGCGCAGGTGGCGCTGGTGCGGGAGATCACCGAGCGCGGACGGCCAGTCGATGACCGCGTGCTGCACCTGCAGTATGACGAACAGAAGCAGTGGGCCTTCGGCGAGGACGTAGTTCGCCGTTTCGGCTATGACTTCACCCGCGGCCGACAGGACAAGTCCGCCCATCCGTTCACCACCTCCTTCGGCTTCAACGACGTGCGCATCACCACTCGCTTCATCCCCGACTACCTGCCGACGGGGATGTGCGGGACGATGCACGAAGCCGGTCATGCGCTGTACGAGCAAGGGCTCAGCCCGGCCCTGGACCGCACGCCGACGGCCGCCGGCGCCTCGCTTGGCCTGCACGAGTCGCAATCCAAGATGTGGGAGAACCTGGTCGGCCGCAGCCGCCCTTTCTGGCAAGCGTTCTACCCGGATCTGCAGAAGCTGTTTCCCGAGCAGCTGGGAAAGGCAGACCTGGAGACGTTCTATCGCGCCCTGAACAAGGTCGAACCCTCCTTGATCCGCACCGAGGCCGACGAGGCTACTTACAATCTGCATGTCATGCTGCGCTTCGAATTGGAGGTGGCGCTAATGCAGGGAAGCCTGGCCGTCCAGGATCTGCCGCTGGCCTGGAACGACAAGTGCCAGGAGTACCTAGGCATTTCGCCGCCGG containing:
- a CDS encoding carboxypeptidase M32, translating into MGKHFDAFRERVGVVFDLNAASAVLEWDQQTYMPSGGAAGRAMQYSTLRRLAHDHFVSPDFEQALQAAADEVAKLDPDSDEVRIVRHVRREFDKATRVPSEWVGEFNRVKSLAMQSWEAAKAQSNFSRFEPDLTRVVQLRREYAAFFAPYDHVYDPLIDDYEPGMKTTEVQAVFDQLRPAQVALVREITERGRPVDDRVLHLQYDEQKQWAFGEDVVRRFGYDFTRGRQDKSAHPFTTSFGFNDVRITTRFIPDYLPTGMCGTMHEAGHALYEQGLSPALDRTPTAAGASLGLHESQSKMWENLVGRSRPFWQAFYPDLQKLFPEQLGKADLETFYRALNKVEPSLIRTEADEATYNLHVMLRFELEVALMQGSLAVQDLPLAWNDKCQEYLGISPPDDARGVLQDIHWSDGYFGYFPTYTLGNLIACQLWEKIRQDLPELDRSIAGKDFQPLLSWLRTNIHQHGAKFEPMELLERVTGQRLTAEPYLAYLRAKFGEIYAL